A stretch of the Synechocystis sp. PCC 7338 genome encodes the following:
- a CDS encoding alpha/beta hydrolase, whose product MTANMLLAFPLGAAEQISFSYGGLMTSIKIDSLTKFAETGEVDKDLQFYFNFIAQDQQKELRAVLNKEVELSPVMISRFFNTKMGEEILTRLGEVINIPYKNNGKYAIRAALVQAAMEPGGLSSIKVLQKLPTSIQINGEKALALAKQVDMFILATETAVKELAILTAEEASEAPAVNYADLPDLRQSGPYGVEKVVWHLVDASRDRHFYVDVFIPKGEQQDKIPVLAFSHGLSSRPEDYEVGLQHLASYGYLVVAPQHPGSDNIYLQEMLEGYHGDIFDVNDYINRPKDISFTLDELERRNQSEFAGRLDLKNVGMAGHSFGGYTALAIAGAEIDFDNLQKDCDSDLANLDVALLMQCRALELPRQTISLRDERVKAVFAANPVNRSLFGSKGLAKINIPVVFGSGSYDPAAPPALEQAASFTWLTVPDKYWLLIEGQAHVNFTKLDPGISKAIDSTAHLVLPNQDTIYDYVMGTTVAFFEVYIRQDPQGADKYRPYLSSAYAEYLSGLNEFKLYLVSGKSAPKIRQKIDEFLARYGGFSQD is encoded by the coding sequence TTGACGGCAAATATGCTACTGGCTTTTCCCCTAGGGGCGGCGGAGCAAATTTCTTTTTCCTATGGTGGTTTGATGACTTCCATCAAAATCGACTCTCTGACAAAGTTTGCGGAGACGGGGGAAGTTGATAAAGACTTACAATTTTATTTCAATTTTATTGCCCAGGATCAACAGAAGGAGTTGCGGGCAGTTTTAAATAAAGAAGTAGAGCTTAGTCCTGTGATGATTTCTCGCTTCTTCAACACCAAAATGGGTGAAGAAATTTTAACTCGACTGGGGGAAGTGATTAACATTCCCTATAAAAATAATGGCAAATACGCCATACGGGCAGCCCTCGTTCAGGCGGCGATGGAACCAGGGGGATTGTCTTCAATTAAAGTGTTACAAAAACTACCTACTAGCATACAAATTAATGGAGAAAAAGCCCTGGCATTGGCCAAGCAAGTTGATATGTTTATCTTGGCCACGGAAACCGCTGTAAAGGAATTGGCCATACTAACCGCTGAGGAGGCTTCGGAAGCTCCAGCTGTTAATTATGCTGACTTACCTGACCTACGCCAGTCTGGCCCCTATGGGGTGGAAAAAGTTGTTTGGCATTTAGTTGACGCCAGCCGCGATCGCCATTTTTATGTTGACGTGTTTATTCCCAAGGGAGAGCAGCAAGATAAGATTCCAGTGTTAGCCTTTTCCCATGGTTTGTCTTCCCGGCCAGAGGATTATGAAGTGGGTTTACAACATTTAGCCTCCTATGGCTATCTAGTTGTTGCCCCCCAACATCCCGGTAGTGACAATATTTATCTCCAGGAAATGCTGGAGGGCTATCACGGCGATATTTTTGATGTTAATGATTACATTAATCGCCCCAAGGATATTAGTTTTACCCTGGATGAATTAGAACGACGTAACCAATCAGAATTTGCCGGTCGTTTAGATTTAAAAAATGTTGGGATGGCGGGCCATTCCTTCGGTGGTTATACTGCTTTGGCGATCGCCGGGGCGGAAATAGATTTTGATAATTTGCAAAAGGATTGTGATTCAGATTTAGCCAATTTAGACGTTGCTCTACTAATGCAATGCCGAGCCTTAGAATTGCCCCGACAAACCATTTCCTTACGGGATGAAAGGGTCAAAGCAGTATTTGCAGCCAACCCAGTTAACCGCAGTCTTTTTGGTAGCAAGGGCTTGGCCAAAATTAATATTCCAGTTGTTTTTGGCTCCGGTAGTTACGACCCGGCGGCGCCCCCGGCGTTGGAACAAGCAGCATCTTTTACCTGGTTAACGGTACCGGATAAATATTGGCTTCTAATTGAAGGGCAAGCCCACGTTAACTTCACTAAATTAGATCCGGGCATCAGTAAAGCCATTGATTCCACCGCCCACCTGGTTTTACCCAATCAAGACACCATTTATGACTACGTCATGGGTACAACTGTGGCATTTTTTGAAGTTTACATCCGTCAAGATCCCCAGGGTGCGGATAAATATCGCCCCTATCTCAGTTCAGCCTACGCAGAATATTTGAGTGGGCTGAATGAGTTTAAGTTGTATCTGGTGTCCGGTAAATCTGCCCCTAAAATCAGGCAAAAAATTGATGAGTTCCTGGCCCGGTACGGTGGATTCTCTCAGGATTAA
- a CDS encoding BlaI/MecI/CopY family transcriptional regulator has protein sequence MSWIPPYRPQQLSLGPLEQEILEIVWQLDQATVKDIHDRILSDPDRELAYSSVTTVLNRLTKKGWLMCHRQGKAFIWTARVSADQAKAVQSYEQLQQFLAISNPDVVAAFADSLDTASIDQLTAIADRLQKARQQRQEEK, from the coding sequence ATGAGTTGGATCCCCCCCTACCGCCCCCAACAATTGTCCCTGGGCCCCCTGGAGCAGGAAATTTTGGAAATTGTCTGGCAATTAGACCAGGCCACGGTGAAGGATATCCACGACCGTATTTTGAGCGATCCTGACCGGGAATTGGCCTACTCTTCAGTGACCACGGTGTTGAACCGTCTAACTAAAAAGGGTTGGCTTATGTGCCATCGCCAGGGTAAAGCCTTTATTTGGACGGCAAGGGTGAGCGCTGACCAGGCCAAGGCGGTGCAATCCTACGAACAATTGCAACAGTTTCTGGCCATTAGCAATCCTGATGTGGTGGCCGCCTTCGCTGACAGTTTAGATACCGCTAGCATTGACCAGTTAACAGCGATCGCCGATCGGTTACAGAAAGCCCGGCAACAGCGACAGGAGGAAAAATAA
- a CDS encoding M56 family metallopeptidase, which translates to MHSILFLMAVLIAFALRWAIRYWPGKLDWPAALICFALPPMLLISTSAAIAWMGCGWMFGLPASMGSHLLAWMFLVWTGLSVLYLAEQTWQTLRAVQNYPISHWQGQKIRLLETDFPYSAQVGLWSPELVVSRGLLRLLTPEQIQAVLAHESAHLFYRDTWTFFWLGALRRLTFWLPETESLWQELLWQRECRADRHGANHCDPLVLAEALALVAQNAMVANPLPLGVPFAGQQDRLLARIDQLLSSTVTPSSHRFIAWGGSLLLLAISVLPLILIPLHIK; encoded by the coding sequence ATGCACAGTATCTTGTTTCTCATGGCTGTGTTAATTGCGTTTGCCCTGCGATGGGCCATCCGTTACTGGCCCGGCAAGTTAGATTGGCCAGCGGCATTAATTTGCTTTGCCCTGCCCCCCATGCTTTTAATCAGTACTAGCGCGGCGATCGCCTGGATGGGCTGTGGTTGGATGTTTGGTTTGCCAGCTAGCATGGGCAGTCATCTACTGGCATGGATGTTTTTAGTTTGGACAGGGCTATCGGTGCTCTATTTGGCGGAGCAGACCTGGCAAACTCTGCGAGCGGTGCAGAACTACCCCATCAGCCATTGGCAGGGGCAAAAAATTCGTCTTTTGGAAACCGATTTTCCCTACAGTGCCCAGGTGGGGCTTTGGTCGCCGGAATTGGTGGTGAGCCGGGGGTTATTGCGCTTACTGACCCCAGAGCAGATACAAGCTGTGTTAGCCCACGAAAGCGCCCATCTTTTTTACCGGGATACCTGGACATTTTTCTGGTTGGGGGCCCTGCGCCGTTTAACTTTTTGGTTACCGGAAACAGAATCCTTGTGGCAGGAATTACTGTGGCAAAGGGAATGCCGAGCCGATCGCCATGGTGCAAATCACTGCGACCCCCTGGTATTAGCGGAGGCCCTCGCCCTAGTGGCCCAAAATGCCATGGTGGCCAATCCCCTGCCCCTGGGGGTGCCTTTTGCTGGGCAACAGGATCGTCTTCTAGCTCGCATTGATCAATTGTTGTCCTCTACCGTTACCCCCAGTTCCCATCGGTTCATTGCCTGGGGAGGGTCTTTACTTCTACTGGCGATCTCCGTTTTACCCCTAATCTTAATTCCCTTGCATATCAAGTAA
- the bcp gene encoding thioredoxin-dependent thiol peroxidase produces the protein MATALEINQSAPAFSAPNAEGTAFSLGDFAGKWLVLYFYPKDNTPGCTTEATEFSAKLAEFIALDAVVVGVSPDSEKSHSKFIDKHNLTVQLLSDPEHQLAAAYGAWGPKKFMGKEYEGILRSTFLINPQGNIAHIWPNVRVKGHVEKVLEKLQQLRGAD, from the coding sequence ATGGCCACTGCCTTAGAAATTAACCAATCGGCCCCCGCTTTCTCCGCTCCTAATGCCGAAGGCACAGCGTTTTCACTAGGAGATTTTGCTGGTAAGTGGTTGGTGTTGTACTTTTACCCTAAGGACAATACCCCCGGTTGCACCACGGAAGCAACTGAGTTTAGTGCCAAGTTAGCGGAATTTATCGCCCTCGATGCTGTTGTAGTTGGGGTCAGCCCAGACTCCGAGAAAAGCCATAGTAAATTCATCGATAAGCATAATCTCACCGTTCAATTACTCAGTGATCCCGAGCATCAATTAGCCGCGGCCTATGGCGCTTGGGGCCCCAAAAAATTCATGGGTAAAGAGTATGAAGGCATTCTTCGTTCCACTTTTTTAATCAACCCCCAGGGAAATATTGCCCACATTTGGCCTAATGTGAGGGTCAAGGGCCACGTCGAAAAAGTGTTGGAGAAACTACAACAATTAAGGGGTGCTGATTAA
- a CDS encoding MTH1187 family thiamine-binding protein — MCQNLGKFEIVVSHYRRVKAMNVIVDLCVVPLGVGVSVGQYVAACQKVLAEAGLKHTMHAYGTNIEGDWDEVFAAVKACHEAVHALGAPRITSSMRFGTRTDRPQTMDEKVKSVETWLENS, encoded by the coding sequence GTGTGTCAAAATCTAGGGAAATTTGAGATTGTCGTTAGCCATTACCGACGAGTAAAAGCTATGAACGTGATTGTGGATTTATGTGTCGTGCCCCTAGGTGTGGGGGTTTCCGTGGGCCAGTATGTGGCCGCCTGTCAGAAAGTGTTGGCCGAAGCGGGACTGAAACATACCATGCATGCCTACGGCACCAACATTGAAGGGGATTGGGACGAAGTTTTTGCCGCAGTTAAGGCCTGTCACGAAGCGGTCCATGCCCTGGGAGCCCCCCGTATCACTTCCAGCATGCGTTTCGGTACCCGCACCGATCGCCCCCAAACCATGGATGAAAAGGTGAAAAGTGTGGAAACATGGCTGGAAAATTCCTGA
- a CDS encoding universal stress protein gives MLSKILYADSGTSQTQEMLKAMMDFPAVQKASITILHVVPPQITTEAFTEKWAEGGKILADLLEDVAIEPSKVSTVLRQGDPKGVVCDVANEIDADLIIMGSRGLKRLEAILENSVSQYVFQLTNHPMLLVKDDIYVKRIKRVMVALDKSAAAQYALELALELLRDYPEGELILARVNPDLKPDLLPLSRQEIEENPVLAPAIAKAKRLGVAYRCTVTGGKPGEKLCELAEDYNADLILLGSPDRRPSIAKSLPDLDRLLGTSLSDYIRVNAPCPVLLARKEGI, from the coding sequence ATGCTTAGCAAAATTTTATACGCAGATTCTGGCACCAGCCAAACCCAAGAAATGCTCAAGGCCATGATGGATTTTCCGGCGGTGCAAAAGGCATCGATCACGATTTTGCACGTGGTTCCACCCCAAATTACCACGGAGGCATTCACGGAAAAATGGGCCGAGGGCGGTAAAATCCTGGCGGATTTGTTAGAAGACGTGGCCATCGAACCCAGTAAGGTTTCCACCGTGTTGCGCCAAGGCGATCCCAAGGGGGTGGTGTGTGATGTGGCCAATGAAATTGATGCGGACCTAATTATTATGGGTTCTCGGGGCTTGAAGCGGTTGGAGGCCATTTTAGAAAATTCCGTCAGTCAGTATGTGTTTCAACTGACCAACCACCCCATGTTGTTGGTGAAGGACGATATTTACGTTAAGCGCATTAAACGGGTCATGGTGGCCCTAGATAAGTCCGCGGCGGCGCAGTATGCCTTGGAACTAGCCCTGGAGCTTTTGCGGGACTATCCAGAAGGGGAATTAATCCTCGCTCGGGTGAATCCCGACCTCAAACCGGATTTGTTGCCCCTTTCCCGCCAAGAAATTGAGGAAAATCCTGTCCTGGCCCCGGCGATCGCCAAGGCTAAGCGTTTGGGTGTTGCCTATCGTTGCACCGTAACAGGGGGTAAGCCAGGGGAAAAATTATGTGAATTGGCAGAGGACTACAACGCTGATTTGATACTTTTGGGTTCCCCCGATCGCCGCCCCTCCATTGCCAAGAGTTTGCCAGATTTAGACAGACTGTTGGGCACTTCCCTATCGGACTATATCCGGGTAAATGCTCCCTGTCCGGTGTTATTGGCCCGCAAAGAAGGGATTTGA
- the psbM gene encoding photosystem II reaction center protein PsbM, producing MQVNNLGFIASILFVLVPTVFLLILFIQTGKQSES from the coding sequence ATGCAAGTTAATAATCTCGGCTTTATAGCAAGTATTTTATTTGTGTTGGTGCCAACGGTTTTCCTGTTGATCCTGTTTATTCAAACCGGTAAACAGAGCGAAAGCTAA
- a CDS encoding histone deacetylase yields MVAIIYSAEFLHHDTGPTHPECPARLTAIATALRQMPGANYLHWQRPSPVTWNLYPYILRCHSQEYLNKLARLAEEGGGSLDVDTPVSPQSYDLARLGVRAWLDGVDHALNQREAVFVLARPPGHHAIRNTGMGFCLLNSVAIAAHYALTRPGVERVAIVDWDVHHGNGTEALVENNPQIFYCSLHQFPCYPGTGAAGDRGKHNNVLNIPLKPGGDGKVYQEAFENQILPFLRQAKPDLLLVSAGYDANRADPLAYMNLIPEDYGMMTHYLMEISPYLVLGLEGGYHLPSLAKSVVETLKPLLF; encoded by the coding sequence ATGGTCGCTATTATCTACAGCGCAGAGTTTTTACACCACGATACTGGCCCCACCCACCCCGAATGTCCGGCCCGACTGACGGCGATCGCCACGGCTTTACGGCAGATGCCGGGGGCGAATTATCTCCATTGGCAAAGGCCTTCCCCGGTGACGTGGAATTTATATCCATACATTCTCCGCTGCCATAGCCAAGAATATTTAAATAAATTGGCAAGATTAGCTGAGGAGGGGGGCGGTTCCCTCGATGTCGATACTCCTGTTTCTCCCCAGAGTTATGATCTAGCTCGCTTAGGGGTGCGGGCCTGGTTGGATGGGGTTGACCATGCCTTAAACCAACGGGAGGCGGTGTTTGTGTTGGCCCGTCCCCCCGGTCACCATGCCATTCGCAATACAGGTATGGGTTTCTGCTTGCTCAACAGTGTGGCGATCGCCGCCCATTATGCTCTGACTAGACCAGGGGTAGAACGGGTAGCCATTGTGGATTGGGATGTGCACCACGGCAATGGCACTGAAGCACTGGTGGAAAATAACCCCCAAATTTTTTATTGTTCCCTGCATCAATTTCCCTGCTATCCCGGCACAGGAGCCGCAGGCGATCGGGGGAAACATAACAATGTGCTCAATATTCCCCTCAAACCAGGGGGCGATGGCAAAGTTTACCAAGAGGCCTTTGAGAACCAGATTTTACCGTTTTTACGGCAAGCCAAACCGGATTTACTGTTGGTGAGTGCTGGTTATGACGCTAACCGAGCCGATCCTTTGGCCTATATGAACCTAATCCCAGAGGATTACGGCATGATGACCCATTATCTAATGGAAATCTCTCCCTATCTGGTTTTAGGATTGGAAGGGGGCTACCATTTACCGAGCTTAGCCAAATCAGTGGTGGAAACCCTTAAGCCCTTGTTGTTCTAA
- the speB gene encoding agmatinase, with protein MDSSRKISPSPKQFLESEAITPYADAAVVVVPIPYEATTSYRKGCQYGPEAVLEASDQLEAYDEELNTSPCYDLGIYTCAPLANNNEHTALAGDAMVTQVCDGIVPFVEDGKFVVAIGGEHAITTGVVRAMQKGTSEPFTVVQIDAHGDMRDKFEGSQHNHACVMRRVLELGLPTLPIAIRAICQEEADLIREKNIPVFWAREMAENPDWIDQAIASIATDKVFLTIDMDGFDPGFMPGVGTPEPGGLNWYEGLNFFRRLFQTKQVIGCDLMELAPVPGSVVSEFSTAKLAYKLIGYWGESQRRKL; from the coding sequence ATGGATAGTTCTCGTAAAATTTCCCCCTCGCCCAAACAGTTCCTGGAGTCGGAAGCCATTACCCCCTATGCTGATGCCGCTGTGGTGGTGGTGCCTATTCCCTATGAGGCAACTACTTCCTACCGTAAGGGCTGTCAGTATGGCCCTGAAGCAGTACTGGAAGCTTCGGACCAGTTGGAAGCCTACGATGAAGAGTTGAATACTTCCCCTTGCTATGATTTGGGCATTTACACCTGTGCTCCTTTGGCGAATAACAACGAGCACACCGCTTTAGCAGGGGACGCCATGGTAACCCAGGTTTGTGACGGCATTGTCCCCTTTGTGGAGGATGGTAAATTTGTGGTGGCGATCGGTGGGGAGCATGCCATTACTACTGGGGTGGTGCGGGCTATGCAGAAGGGAACGTCGGAGCCTTTCACGGTGGTGCAAATTGATGCCCACGGGGACATGCGGGACAAATTTGAAGGTTCCCAGCATAACCATGCCTGTGTGATGCGTCGGGTGTTGGAATTGGGTTTACCCACTCTCCCGATCGCCATCCGGGCCATTTGTCAGGAAGAGGCAGATTTGATCAGGGAAAAAAATATTCCTGTTTTTTGGGCTAGGGAAATGGCTGAAAATCCCGATTGGATTGACCAGGCGATCGCCAGTATTGCCACAGATAAAGTCTTTCTCACCATCGACATGGACGGTTTTGATCCAGGTTTTATGCCGGGGGTGGGTACTCCCGAACCGGGGGGATTAAACTGGTACGAAGGGTTAAATTTTTTCCGCCGTCTTTTTCAAACCAAGCAAGTGATTGGTTGTGACCTGATGGAGTTGGCCCCGGTGCCAGGGTCGGTGGTGTCAGAATTTTCCACGGCTAAGCTAGCCTATAAGTTGATAGGTTACTGGGGAGAGTCCCAAAGGAGAAAGCTTTAG
- a CDS encoding peptidylprolyl isomerase, whose translation MRILPKISRAIWFVGIFFAVNILLTACNQPSANSSADPSPTETNSPVAQLATDQYKDYKPRLNGKATVEMMVNGQPIIIEVDGENAPITAGNFVDLVEQGFYNGLTFHRVVDGFVAQGGDPKGDGTGGYVDKNTQRPRNIPLEIKIDPAVENAPEAPLYGQPVGQQGGYSSPPVVLPHKIGAVAMARSQMPDSASSQFYFTLSDETGFLDGDYAVFGYVTQGMDEVLKIKQGDKIQSAKVIAGQNNLEK comes from the coding sequence ATGCGGATTTTACCGAAAATTAGCCGAGCCATCTGGTTTGTGGGCATCTTTTTTGCCGTCAATATCTTGCTCACTGCCTGCAATCAGCCATCTGCCAATTCTTCAGCAGATCCCTCCCCCACAGAAACCAACAGCCCAGTGGCTCAGCTAGCCACAGACCAATACAAGGACTATAAACCCCGCTTAAATGGCAAAGCCACCGTGGAAATGATGGTTAACGGCCAGCCGATCATTATTGAAGTGGACGGAGAAAATGCGCCGATCACCGCCGGTAACTTCGTTGACCTAGTGGAGCAGGGCTTCTACAACGGCTTAACCTTCCACAGGGTAGTGGATGGCTTTGTGGCCCAGGGGGGAGACCCCAAAGGCGACGGCACGGGCGGTTATGTAGATAAAAACACCCAACGTCCCCGCAATATTCCTTTGGAAATTAAGATTGACCCGGCCGTGGAAAATGCTCCAGAAGCGCCTTTATATGGTCAACCGGTGGGACAACAGGGCGGCTACAGCAGTCCACCCGTAGTGCTTCCCCATAAAATCGGTGCTGTGGCCATGGCCCGCTCCCAAATGCCAGATTCCGCCTCTTCCCAGTTCTATTTCACCCTCTCCGATGAAACGGGATTTTTAGACGGTGATTATGCCGTGTTTGGTTACGTCACCCAGGGCATGGATGAGGTGCTGAAGATCAAACAGGGGGACAAAATCCAGTCCGCCAAGGTAATTGCAGGGCAAAATAATTTAGAAAAATAG
- a CDS encoding photosystem I assembly protein Ycf4 — MGGQTLAESSQILRQEVLGARRFSNFFWAGISTIGGVGFLLAGLSSYFGKNLLIVSDTTGLQFIPQGVALLFYGVAGSTVAGYLWLTMALNVGSGYNEFNKKSGQVTIFRWGFPGKNRRIELVNKIADVQAVKAEIKEGVNPKRSLYLKVKQRRDIPLTRAGQPISLSQLENQGAELARFLGVPLEGL, encoded by the coding sequence ATGGGTGGACAGACGCTCGCAGAATCTTCCCAAATTTTGCGCCAAGAAGTATTGGGAGCCCGCCGCTTCAGCAACTTTTTTTGGGCTGGAATTTCTACCATTGGCGGTGTCGGTTTCCTGTTGGCCGGCCTTTCTAGCTACTTCGGCAAAAATCTTTTGATTGTTAGTGACACCACCGGACTGCAATTTATTCCCCAAGGTGTAGCTCTACTTTTCTACGGTGTGGCTGGCAGCACAGTGGCAGGTTATCTCTGGTTGACCATGGCTCTGAATGTGGGCAGTGGTTACAACGAATTCAATAAAAAATCGGGGCAGGTGACCATTTTCCGTTGGGGCTTCCCCGGCAAAAATCGCCGCATTGAATTGGTCAATAAAATTGCCGATGTCCAGGCAGTAAAAGCAGAAATTAAAGAAGGTGTTAACCCCAAACGTTCCCTGTACCTCAAGGTTAAACAACGACGAGATATTCCCCTCACCAGGGCTGGGCAACCCATTTCCCTTTCCCAGTTGGAAAATCAAGGGGCCGAGTTGGCCCGGTTTCTGGGAGTGCCCCTGGAGGGTTTGTAA
- a CDS encoding GH3 auxin-responsive promoter family protein produces MHDFFLRISKHLLKPAFDRFNYALHQPEVEQERLKTKIIQRLIYTSYGQSLRIKKDSPWFAIPIVNYEDFYPWLKQQQASPTQSIITNEKIRSWQQTSGSSGASKQIPYTHGLLTAFTFMFAVWAYDLLHHGPSFCTGKTYACISPTLGDRPGGIDDTDYLTGPLRWLSGHFLVRVGNHFPDGDTFRWALALALLQNPDLEIISLWSPTFLTVQLMFIAQHRHALITTLGDRLDAARRKALETEPINWLKIWPQLKLISCWDQLFARNQAGVLQAYFPGIFIQGKGLLATEAPITIPLIKAGGFVPLVNQIVLEFMAADGTIVDLANVQTGQIYQLIISTPGGLYRYRLGDRLQVSHWYLKTPCLALVGSGDRVSDLVGEKLTEEFVAETLNNLGLVNNTDLCCLVPVSEPQPHYALYLSHGAMMAIAGEEQTLAQRLDHSLQRSFHYRRARQLAQLAPVQVRTDGYPHGLTQGRWGDEKGYYLRIPPSNHV; encoded by the coding sequence ATGCATGATTTTTTTTTGAGGATCAGTAAACACCTATTAAAACCAGCTTTTGATCGTTTTAATTACGCATTACATCAGCCTGAAGTTGAACAAGAAAGGTTAAAAACTAAAATCATTCAGCGCTTAATTTATACCAGTTATGGTCAATCTTTGAGGATCAAAAAAGACTCGCCTTGGTTCGCTATTCCCATAGTTAATTATGAAGATTTTTACCCCTGGTTGAAACAGCAGCAAGCCTCGCCTACACAATCGATAATCACCAACGAAAAAATTCGATCTTGGCAACAAACTTCCGGCAGTTCTGGAGCAAGTAAACAAATTCCCTACACCCATGGTTTACTGACTGCGTTTACGTTTATGTTTGCAGTCTGGGCCTACGATTTACTCCATCATGGCCCAAGTTTTTGCACAGGTAAAACCTATGCTTGTATTTCTCCCACCCTTGGCGATCGCCCTGGGGGCATTGATGACACGGATTATTTGACGGGGCCTTTGCGTTGGCTTAGCGGTCATTTTTTAGTGCGGGTAGGTAATCATTTTCCCGACGGAGACACTTTTCGTTGGGCTTTAGCTTTAGCTTTATTGCAAAATCCAGACCTAGAAATTATTTCCCTTTGGAGTCCAACTTTTTTGACGGTGCAATTAATGTTTATAGCCCAGCATCGTCATGCCTTAATTACGACCCTTGGCGATCGCCTGGATGCTGCCAGACGGAAAGCGCTAGAAACGGAGCCGATTAACTGGTTAAAAATCTGGCCACAGTTAAAGCTGATTTCCTGTTGGGATCAACTATTTGCCAGGAACCAAGCCGGGGTTTTACAGGCTTATTTTCCCGGAATATTCATCCAAGGAAAAGGTCTATTAGCCACGGAAGCGCCCATTACCATTCCCCTAATCAAGGCTGGGGGATTTGTGCCTTTAGTAAACCAAATTGTGTTGGAATTTATGGCTGCTGATGGCACTATTGTTGATCTGGCCAACGTACAAACAGGGCAAATTTATCAATTAATTATCTCCACTCCAGGGGGACTATACCGTTATCGCCTCGGCGATCGTCTTCAGGTATCTCATTGGTACCTTAAAACGCCTTGCTTGGCCTTGGTGGGTAGTGGCGATCGGGTAAGTGACTTGGTGGGGGAGAAATTAACCGAAGAATTTGTGGCTGAAACTCTTAATAATCTTGGCTTAGTCAATAACACTGATCTTTGTTGCTTGGTGCCAGTGTCAGAGCCCCAACCCCATTACGCTCTATACCTATCTCATGGAGCAATGATGGCGATCGCCGGAGAGGAACAAACATTGGCCCAGCGGTTAGATCACAGCCTCCAACGTAGTTTTCATTACCGTCGGGCTCGGCAATTGGCTCAGTTAGCTCCCGTGCAAGTGAGGACAGATGGTTATCCCCATGGGTTAACCCAGGGACGTTGGGGAGATGAAAAAGGTTATTACCTCCGCATTCCCCCTTCTAACCATGTTTGA
- a CDS encoding amino acid ABC transporter substrate-binding protein, protein MKKFACLALSVLLSGAVGLPSGAGEVLDRIEQTGVINAGTRKDAVPFAYVNDQGQWVGFSIDMLELIRREAEARLGKPIKLNMVEATADNRFDLIKDQTIDLECASSTFTWNRTAMVDFSVSYFADGTKIITGVDSDLESADSLAGQAIGVIADTTNEKAIINFQPGATIVEVEDQADGMAKLEAGEIEAFAGDGIVLAGLKKTSDNPQQWKVVPNFPYQYEAYACLLPKDDSDWRNLVNYTLLKYMEGVISDQRTAVEIYERWFDEETGVAPYPRETINDYYQGIVDSFEWIPIISY, encoded by the coding sequence ATGAAAAAATTTGCCTGTTTAGCTTTGTCCGTATTACTCAGTGGAGCCGTGGGCTTACCTAGTGGGGCCGGAGAAGTATTGGATCGCATTGAACAAACGGGGGTGATTAATGCTGGCACCAGAAAGGATGCGGTTCCCTTCGCCTATGTCAATGACCAGGGACAATGGGTGGGTTTTTCCATCGATATGCTGGAATTAATTCGCCGGGAAGCGGAAGCCAGACTAGGCAAGCCCATTAAACTAAATATGGTGGAAGCCACCGCCGATAACCGCTTTGACTTAATTAAAGATCAAACTATTGACTTAGAATGCGCTTCTTCCACTTTCACCTGGAATAGAACAGCAATGGTGGATTTTTCGGTGAGTTACTTTGCTGACGGCACCAAAATTATCACCGGGGTGGACAGTGATCTAGAATCCGCCGATTCCTTGGCAGGCCAGGCGATCGGGGTTATCGCCGACACCACCAATGAAAAAGCCATTATTAACTTCCAGCCCGGGGCGACTATCGTTGAAGTTGAAGACCAAGCTGATGGTATGGCCAAGCTCGAAGCTGGAGAAATCGAAGCCTTTGCCGGAGATGGCATTGTTTTGGCCGGATTGAAAAAAACTTCCGACAATCCCCAACAGTGGAAGGTGGTGCCGAATTTTCCTTATCAGTACGAAGCCTATGCCTGTTTATTGCCCAAAGATGATTCAGATTGGCGCAATTTGGTCAATTATACCCTGCTCAAATATATGGAGGGGGTAATCAGTGATCAGAGAACAGCGGTGGAGATCTATGAACGGTGGTTCGATGAAGAAACTGGCGTTGCTCCCTATCCCCGGGAAACAATTAACGATTATTATCAGGGCATTGTGGATAGCTTTGAGTGGATTCCCATTATCAGCTATTAG